DNA sequence from the Desertibacillus haloalkaliphilus genome:
TCTTAACTCATCCGAAAGTGACCGTTGCACAGAAGCAAGCTTTTATCAAAGAAAGCTTTAAAGGCTTAAGCGACGTGAGCTTAAATGCACTTCTTATGTTAATTGACCGTAAACGAACAGATATCCTTGTTCCAATGGTAAATAAATATAAAGAATTAGCTTACGAGGCTCAAGATATGGCTGAAGCGATCGTGTATTCGACTAAGCCATTAACTGAGAAAGAGCAAGATCATATCGCAAAGGTATTTGCGAAAAAGGCAAAGAAGTCAAAGCTTGAATTAAAAAACATCGTTGATTCAGAGTTAATCGGCGGAATTAAGATCCGTATTGGGG
Encoded proteins:
- the atpH gene encoding ATP synthase F1 subunit delta, encoding LTHPKVTVAQKQAFIKESFKGLSDVSLNALLMLIDRKRTDILVPMVNKYKELAYEAQDMAEAIVYSTKPLTEKEQDHIAKVFAKKAKKSKLELKNIVDSELIGGIKIRIG